In Humulus lupulus chromosome 7, drHumLupu1.1, whole genome shotgun sequence, the following are encoded in one genomic region:
- the LOC133790341 gene encoding asparagine synthetase [glutamine-hydrolyzing]-like: MCGILAVLFCNDSSQAKRLRVLELSRRLTHRGPDWSGLHQHGDCYLAHQRLSIVDPSSGHQPLYNEDKSIIVTSNGEIYNHKELRKRLPNHKFRTGSDCEVISHLYEEYGEEFVDMLDGIFSFVLLDTRDNSFIAARDAIGVTSLYIGWGQDGSIWIASELKALQDECDHFEHFPPGHLYSSKQGGMRRWYNPQWYSKTIPSNPYDPIALRKSFENAVIKRLMTDVPFGVLLSGGLDSSLVAAITARHLASTSADKKLGSQLHTFCVGLEGAPDFKYAREVAEYLGTIHHEFHFTLQDGIDAIEDVIYHTESYDVTTVRGSTPMFLMTRKIKSLGVKMVLSGEGSDEIFGGYLYFHQAPNKKELHRETCRKIKRLHLYDCLRANKATAAWGLELRVPFLDKEFINLAMAIDPEEKLIKPDQKRIEKWILRKAFDDEENPYLPKSILYRQKEQMSDGVGYSWNDTLKAHGAKQVTDQMMANAAKVFPENTPITKEGYYYRTIFEKLFPKSAARMSVPWEITVCCCTPKALAWNPEWKNNLDPSGRSVGAHQSTNNVSTTTDNSDGADQPGEIVFNNVPKTKVTNGNGNGIGYTNGNGIGQVKLQV; this comes from the exons ATGTGTGGAATACTAGCCGTTCTTTTTTGCAACGATAGCTCTCAGGCCAAAAGGCTCCGCGTTCTCGAGCTTTCCCGCAG ATTGACGCACCGTGGCCCTGACTGGAGCGGTCTTCACCAGCATGGTGACTGCTACTTGGCTCATCAAAGGCTGTCCATTGTTGACCCTTCTTCTGGTCACCAACCTCTCTACAACGAGGACAAGTCCATCATTGTTACG TCCAATGGAGAGATCTATAATCATAAAGAGCTGAGGAAGCGTCTCCCCAACCACAAGTTCCGGACTGGCAGCGACTGTGAAGTTATTTCACATTTG tATGAGGAGTATGGGGAAGAGTTTGTGGACATGCTTGATGGGATTTTCTCATTTGTGCTGCTGGATACCCGAGATAACAGCTTCATTGCTGCTCGTGATGCTATTGGAGTTACTTCCCTCTATATTGGATGGGGTCAAGATG GATCCATTTGGATAGCATCTGAGCTGAAGGCCTTACAAGATGAATGTGATCATTTTGAGCATTTTCCACCGGGTCACTTGTACTCGAGCAAACAAGGTGGAATGAGACGTTGGTACAACCCACAATGGTATTCTAAGACCATTCCATCAAACCCATACGATCCAATTGCTTTGAGAAAGAGTTTTGAGAAT GCTGTTATCAAAAGATTGATGACTGATGTGCCTTTCGGTGTTCTACTCTCCGGTGGCTTGGATTCGTCGTTAGTCGCCGCCATCACTGCTAGACACTTAGCCAGCACCAGTGCTGACAAAAAATTGGGATCACAGCTCCATACCTTCTGTGTTGGTCTAGAG GGTGCACCAGATTTCAAGTATGCAAGAGAAGTTGCAGAATATTTGGGTACAATTCACCATGAGTTCCACTTCACTCTTCAG GATGGAATAGATGCAATTGAAGATGTGATTTACCACACCGAATCTTATGACGTTACCACAGTGAGGGGCAGTACTCCAATGTTTCTAATGACTCGTAAGATCAAGTCCTTGGGTGTCAAGATGGTGCTCTCCGGGGAGGGCTCCGACGAAATCTTTGGCGGATACTTGTACTTCCACCAGGCACCAAACAAGAAAGAGCTCCACCGTGAGACCTGTAGAAAG ATTAAGAGATTACATCTGTACGATTGTTTGAGGGCAAACAAGGCAACCGCAGCCTGGGGTTTGGAGCTTCGTGTACCATTCTTAGACAAAGAATTTATTAACCTTGCTATGGCTATTGATCCCGAGGAGAAGCTG ATAAAACCGGACCAAAAAAGAATCGAAAAATGGATTCTTAGAAAGGCCTTTGATGATGAGGAGAATCCCTATCTGCCAAAG AGCATTCTATACAGACAGAAAGAGCAGATGAGCGATGGAGTTGGGTATAGCTGGAATGACACCCTCAAAGCTCATGGTGCTAAACAGGTCACTGACCAAATGATGGCCAATGCTGCAAAAGTATTCCCAGAAAACACTCCCATCACAAAAGAAGGCTACTACTACCGAACCATTTTCGAGAAGTTATTCCCAaag AGTGCGGCCAGGATGAGTGTGCCATGGGAAATCACTGTGTGTTGTTGTACACCAAAAGCTTTGGCGTGGAACCCTGAGTGGAAGAACAATCTTGACCCATCGGGCAGGTCTGTGGGTGCGCATCAATCTACTAACAATGTTTCGACTACTACTGATAATAGTGATGGGGCCGATCAACCTGGAGAGATCGTCTTTAATAACGTACCAAAGACTAAAGTcaccaacggcaacggcaacggtATTGGTTACACTAATGGCAATGGAATTGGTCAAGTTAAACTCCAAGTCTAG